A region of the Ktedonobacteraceae bacterium genome:
TCTTGCAAGAGCCTGATCTGTTGCTACTGGACGAGCCAACGAACCATCTTGATCTGGCGGCCCTCGAATGGTTAGAGACCTACCTGAGCGGCTGGAAAGGCGCTATGGTTATCGTCGCGCATGATCGCTACTTCCTGGACAAAGTCGTCTCGCGCACCATCGAGATGGCTTTTGGTCGCATCGAAGAGTATCCCGGCAATTATACAAAATATCTACACCTGCGAGAGGAGCGCATGGAGCGCCGGATGCGCGAATACGAGGCGCAGCAGGCACATATCGCTCACACGGAGGAGTTTATTCGCCGTTACAAAGCGGGCCAGCGCAGCCGTGAAGCGCGCGGGCGTCAGAAACTGCTTGACCGCCTGGAACGTGTCGAGCGGCCACAGGATTTTCCAGAGATGCATTTCGAGTTCACTCCCGTTGTGGATAGCGGCCAGGTGGTGCTTTCTACCCAGAAACTCGCGGTGGGATATACTGCCGCGAATACGGAGAATGGACAGCAGCCGAGGATGCTGGTGCGTGTCGCCGACCTGGAACTTTTACGTGGAGATCGCGTCGGGCTGCTTGGGCCGAATGGCGCGGGCAAAACAACTCTTTTGCGCACGATCATTGGAGAGCTTCCTCCGGTCGGCGGGCAGGTCAACATTGGTCATAATGTGCGCATCGGCTATTATTCGCAGACCCATGCCGGGTTAAATCCCAATCGCACCATTGTCGACGAAATCCGGCAGGTGAGCGTATTGAGCGAAGATGGCGCGCGCAGCTTCCTGGGACGTTTTCTCTTCAGCGGAGATGACGTGTTCAAGCCAATCAGCACGCTGAGCGGTGGCGAGCGCAGTCGCGTGGCGCTGGCCAAGTTGACGCTACAGGGTTCTAATTTTCTCGTATTAGACGAGCCAACGAACCATCTTGACCTGCAATCGCGCCAGTTTCTTGAAGAGATTCTGGGCGAATTTGAGGGGACGCTGCTCTTTGTCTCGCATGATCGCTACTTTATCGATAGCCTGGCAACCAAAGTCTGGGTGATTGAGGACGGCGTATTGATACCCTACCT
Encoded here:
- a CDS encoding ABC-F family ATP-binding cassette domain-containing protein; the encoded protein is MPIVNVTQVGKSFGSELIFSDVSFQIDEHDRIGLVGPNGAGKTTLLNLLAGYEEPDEGTISIARNTRLGYLRQLTDFHPRNTLREEMLTVFAEVRAWERELNELAVALSSTSDQEVDTTTHDQLLQRYAELQMHFEHAGGYTYENRIDQVLDGLGFSREQQAAPVEQLSGGQQTRAALGKLLLQEPDLLLLDEPTNHLDLAALEWLETYLSGWKGAMVIVAHDRYFLDKVVSRTIEMAFGRIEEYPGNYTKYLHLREERMERRMREYEAQQAHIAHTEEFIRRYKAGQRSREARGRQKLLDRLERVERPQDFPEMHFEFTPVVDSGQVVLSTQKLAVGYTAANTENGQQPRMLVRVADLELLRGDRVGLLGPNGAGKTTLLRTIIGELPPVGGQVNIGHNVRIGYYSQTHAGLNPNRTIVDEIRQVSVLSEDGARSFLGRFLFSGDDVFKPISTLSGGERSRVALAKLTLQGSNFLVLDEPTNHLDLQSRQFLEEILGEFEGTLLFVSHDRYFIDSLATKVWVIEDGVLIPYLGNYTEYRTRKRPLVLDIPAPAQDNGRTPGAVAKPLPSSAPAPKSATRKGPKVKVRTVEDVERDIEKAEARVKAVEDELSAAALQADAAQLTKLAADYERVKADVEKLLAEWEQLAEM